In Thauera sp. JM12B12, one DNA window encodes the following:
- a CDS encoding branched-chain amino acid ABC transporter permease yields the protein MLALLQVLASGVAIGCVYGLVALSFVLIYKATETFSFMQGDLLMLGAFAALGLHLYAGWPLLVAALGALLAVGLLGALLERLVLRRALGRPHLVAVLLTFGLGMMMRGGVASVPAAAQEVHRLPFAADTVAIGPLVLAASHIWVVVATVVLSALLAAFFRYTRTGLALRACSEDARVAALMGVPVARMHTLAWALGAALAACAGLLLAPVTFVHLNMGFIALKAFPAAVLGGLTSLPGALVAGVLLGVAEALAGLALPEGFKDVVPYALLMAALLLFPQGLGGGRAGRGGA from the coding sequence ATGCTCGCTCTCCTTCAGGTTCTCGCCAGCGGTGTCGCGATCGGCTGCGTCTATGGGCTGGTCGCGTTGTCCTTCGTGCTCATCTACAAGGCCACCGAGACCTTCAGCTTCATGCAGGGCGACCTGCTCATGCTCGGCGCCTTCGCCGCGCTCGGCCTCCACCTCTACGCCGGCTGGCCGCTGCTGGTCGCTGCGCTGGGCGCGCTGCTCGCGGTGGGCCTGCTGGGCGCCCTGCTCGAGCGCCTCGTGCTGCGGCGCGCACTCGGTCGCCCGCATCTGGTCGCGGTGCTGCTGACCTTCGGCCTGGGGATGATGATGCGCGGCGGCGTGGCCTCGGTGCCGGCCGCGGCGCAGGAGGTTCACCGGCTGCCCTTCGCCGCGGACACCGTGGCCATCGGGCCGCTGGTGCTGGCGGCGAGCCACATCTGGGTGGTGGTGGCGACGGTGGTGCTGTCGGCGCTGCTCGCCGCCTTCTTCCGCTATACCCGCACCGGGCTGGCGCTGCGCGCCTGCTCGGAGGATGCCCGCGTTGCCGCGCTGATGGGCGTCCCGGTCGCGCGCATGCACACCCTGGCGTGGGCGCTCGGCGCGGCGCTGGCGGCCTGCGCCGGCCTGCTGCTGGCGCCGGTGACCTTCGTGCATCTGAACATGGGCTTCATCGCCCTCAAGGCGTTTCCCGCCGCGGTGCTAGGCGGGCTGACGAGCCTGCCCGGCGCGCTCGTCGCCGGCGTGTTGCTGGGCGTGGCCGAGGCGCTTGCCGGGCTTGCGCTGCCGGAAGGGTTCAAGGATGTCGTCCCCTACGCCTTGCTCATGGCGGCACTGCTGCTTTTCCCGCAGGGCCTGGGTGGCGGGCGTGCAGGGCGCGGCGGGGCATGA
- a CDS encoding MBL fold metallo-hydrolase codes for MIQATIVPVTPFQQNCSILWCERTRKAAVVDPGGDIDRILSAVAKLGVTVEKILITHGHIDHAGGTAKLARELGVPVEGPQEEDRFWIEGMPQQSKMFGFPDVESFEPDRWLHDGDAVTVGEETLRVIHAPGHTPGHVVFVHEGARLAVVGDVLFAGSIGRTDFPRGDHQTLIRSIREKLFPLGDDITFIPGHGPTSTFGEERDSNPFVGAYG; via the coding sequence GTGATCCAGGCCACCATCGTCCCCGTCACCCCCTTCCAGCAGAACTGCAGCATCCTGTGGTGCGAGCGCACGCGCAAAGCGGCAGTGGTGGATCCCGGTGGCGACATCGACCGCATCCTCTCCGCGGTCGCGAAGCTGGGCGTGACGGTGGAGAAGATCCTGATCACCCACGGGCATATCGACCACGCCGGCGGCACGGCGAAGCTGGCGCGCGAACTCGGCGTGCCGGTCGAAGGGCCGCAGGAGGAAGACCGCTTCTGGATCGAGGGCATGCCGCAGCAGAGCAAGATGTTCGGCTTCCCCGACGTCGAATCCTTCGAGCCGGACCGCTGGTTGCACGACGGCGACGCGGTCACCGTCGGCGAGGAGACCCTGCGGGTCATCCACGCGCCGGGCCACACCCCTGGCCATGTCGTCTTCGTCCATGAGGGCGCGCGTCTCGCCGTCGTGGGCGACGTGCTGTTCGCCGGTTCGATCGGGCGCACCGACTTCCCGCGTGGCGACCACCAGACGCTGATCCGCTCGATCCGCGAGAAACTCTTCCCGCTCGGCGACGACATCACCTTCATTCCCGGCCACGGCCCGACCTCGACCTTCGGCGAGGAGCGCGACAGCAACCCCTTCGTCGGCGCCTACGGCTGA
- the gdhA gene encoding NADP-specific glutamate dehydrogenase: MKYQSLEEFLAYVEQRNPGQPEFLQAVSEVMESLWPFISANKRYAEHSLLDRLIEPERVIMFRVSWVDDRGEVQVNRGYRIQHNSAIGPYKGGLRFHPSVNLSILKFLAFEQTFKNALTTLPMGGGKGGSDFDPKGRSPGEVMRFCQAFMSELYRHVGPDTDVPAGDIGVGGREVGFMAGMMKKLSNNAACVFTGKGLPFGGSLIRPESTGYGTVYFANAMLEHAGRDFKGLRVAVSGSGNVAQYAIEKLMQLGAKPITCSDSSGTVIDEAGFTPEKLAILMEIKNHYYGRVSEYAERVGARFEPGVRPWHVPVDVALPCATQNELDANDAATLVKNGVVAVAEGANMPSTIEAVKIFEHNGVLYAPGKASNAGGVATSGLEMSQNAMRMSWTRDEVDARLKEIMLGIHAACLKYGKREDGTVSYADGANVAGFVKVAEAMLAQGVI; encoded by the coding sequence ATGAAATATCAGTCCCTCGAGGAGTTCCTGGCCTACGTCGAACAGCGCAATCCAGGCCAGCCCGAGTTTCTGCAGGCGGTCAGCGAGGTCATGGAGAGCCTGTGGCCCTTCATCTCCGCGAACAAGCGCTACGCCGAGCATTCGCTCCTCGACCGGCTGATCGAACCCGAGCGCGTGATCATGTTCCGCGTGTCGTGGGTGGACGACAGGGGCGAGGTGCAGGTCAACCGCGGCTACCGCATCCAGCACAACTCGGCGATCGGCCCCTACAAGGGCGGCCTGCGCTTCCACCCCTCGGTGAACCTGTCGATCCTGAAGTTCCTCGCCTTCGAGCAGACCTTCAAGAACGCACTTACCACGCTGCCGATGGGCGGCGGCAAGGGCGGCTCCGACTTCGACCCCAAGGGTCGCAGCCCGGGCGAGGTGATGCGTTTCTGCCAGGCCTTCATGAGCGAGCTCTATCGCCACGTCGGCCCCGACACCGACGTGCCCGCCGGTGACATCGGCGTCGGTGGGCGCGAGGTCGGCTTCATGGCCGGCATGATGAAGAAGCTGTCGAACAACGCTGCCTGCGTCTTTACCGGCAAGGGCCTGCCGTTCGGCGGCTCGCTGATTCGTCCCGAGTCGACCGGCTACGGCACCGTGTACTTCGCCAACGCCATGCTCGAGCATGCCGGGCGCGACTTCAAGGGCCTGCGCGTCGCCGTGTCCGGCTCGGGCAACGTCGCCCAGTACGCGATCGAGAAGCTGATGCAACTCGGCGCCAAGCCGATCACCTGCTCCGACTCCAGTGGGACGGTGATCGACGAGGCCGGCTTCACCCCCGAGAAGCTCGCGATCCTCATGGAGATCAAGAACCACTACTACGGCCGCGTCTCCGAATACGCCGAGCGCGTCGGCGCCCGCTTCGAGCCGGGCGTGCGCCCGTGGCACGTGCCGGTCGACGTCGCGCTGCCGTGCGCGACCCAGAACGAACTCGACGCCAACGACGCCGCTACCCTGGTCAAGAACGGCGTGGTCGCCGTGGCCGAGGGTGCCAACATGCCGAGCACCATCGAAGCGGTGAAGATCTTCGAGCACAACGGCGTGCTGTACGCGCCGGGCAAGGCCTCCAACGCCGGCGGCGTGGCCACCTCGGGTCTGGAGATGAGCCAGAACGCGATGCGCATGTCGTGGACGCGCGACGAGGTCGACGCCCGCCTCAAGGAGATCATGCTCGGCATCCACGCCGCCTGCCTGAAGTACGGCAAGCGCGAGGACGGCACCGTGAGCTATGCCGACGGCGCCAACGTCGCCGGCTTCGTCAAGGTGGCCGAGGCGATGCTGGCCCAGGGCGTGATCTGA
- the lysM gene encoding peptidoglycan-binding protein LysM, whose protein sequence is MGLFAFIKEAGEKLFGTGEAKAGESVADPAAANAKAAEAIHNYIVALKLAPADLGVSFDGVRSLVTVTGTAPDQATREKILLAAGNVAGVAEVENRMSVARAEPEAQFHTVARGDTLSAIARKFYGDANKYPAIFEANKPMLSHPDKIYPGQVLRIPALR, encoded by the coding sequence ATGGGTCTGTTCGCGTTCATCAAGGAGGCGGGCGAGAAGCTCTTCGGGACCGGCGAGGCGAAGGCCGGCGAGTCCGTCGCCGATCCGGCAGCCGCCAACGCCAAGGCAGCCGAGGCCATTCACAACTACATCGTCGCCCTCAAGCTCGCGCCCGCCGATCTCGGCGTGAGCTTCGACGGTGTCCGTTCGCTGGTCACCGTGACCGGCACGGCTCCCGATCAGGCGACGCGCGAGAAGATCCTGCTCGCAGCCGGCAACGTCGCCGGCGTGGCCGAGGTGGAGAACCGGATGTCGGTGGCCCGCGCCGAGCCGGAGGCTCAATTCCATACCGTGGCACGCGGCGACACGCTGTCGGCGATCGCCAGGAAGTTCTACGGCGACGCCAACAAGTATCCGGCGATCTTCGAGGCCAACAAACCCATGCTCAGCCATCCGGACAAGATCTACCCCGGCCAGGTCCTGCGCATCCCGGCCCTCCGCTGA
- a CDS encoding thioesterase family protein translates to MARIRIDLPDHFGFSTAITLLLSHINYGNHLDNAQLLGVVSEARLRLLKSMGYSELDVEGAGIIVADAALQYRSEAFHGETMKVEMAAIDFHDFGCDLVWRMSEAESGREVARGKTGIVFFDYRSRSKVAVPPGFRARFA, encoded by the coding sequence ATGGCCCGCATCAGGATCGACCTGCCCGACCACTTCGGCTTCAGCACCGCGATCACCCTGCTGCTGTCGCACATCAACTACGGCAACCACCTCGACAATGCACAACTCCTCGGGGTCGTCTCCGAGGCGCGCTTGCGCCTGCTCAAGTCCATGGGCTACTCCGAGCTCGACGTGGAGGGGGCCGGCATCATCGTGGCCGACGCCGCGCTGCAGTACCGCTCCGAGGCCTTTCACGGCGAAACCATGAAGGTGGAGATGGCTGCGATCGACTTCCACGACTTCGGCTGCGACCTGGTCTGGCGGATGTCGGAGGCGGAGAGCGGGCGCGAGGTGGCGCGCGGCAAGACCGGCATCGTCTTCTTCGACTACCGCAGCCGCAGCAAGGTCGCGGTTCCCCCGGGTTTTCGCGCTCGATTCGCCTGA
- a CDS encoding TIGR03862 family flavoprotein: MTDAHLPDADRSRRARVCVIGGGPAGLMAAEVLAAGGAQVTVFDAMPSVGRKFLLAGRGGLNLTHGEPLEAFIERYGARRDELAPMIAAFGPGALRAWAHDLGIETFVGTSGRVFPTAMKAAPLLRAWLVRLRAAGVHFAVRHRWQGWVPSPATAPAATMTAAAAATAPLHGHGAQRLLFATPDGAHEVLADAVVLALGGGSWAKLGSDGAWVPLLRAAGAEVSDLVPANCGFDVAAPPPPDAQAARAPGWSKHFGERFRGQPLKSVVAHFTAADGRRFERAGECLISATGIEGGLIYALSAALRDSVFAHGSATLHLDLAPGRSLARLAADLARPRGSRSLASHLQSQAGIKGVKAGLLRECLARAEFEDPARLAAGIKALPLTLVAPRPLDEAISSAGGVRFEALDGGLMLRARPGVFVAGEMLDWEAPTGGYLLTACFASGVAAARGALRWLGAASARQPAGHEEPPGT, from the coding sequence ATGACCGACGCCCACCTCCCCGACGCGGACCGGTCCCGCCGTGCCCGTGTATGCGTCATCGGCGGCGGCCCAGCCGGCTTGATGGCGGCCGAGGTACTTGCCGCGGGAGGCGCCCAGGTCACCGTTTTCGACGCGATGCCCTCGGTCGGGCGCAAGTTCCTGCTCGCCGGGCGCGGCGGACTCAACCTCACCCACGGCGAGCCTCTCGAGGCGTTCATCGAGCGCTACGGCGCGCGCCGCGACGAGCTCGCGCCGATGATCGCCGCCTTCGGCCCCGGCGCACTGCGCGCCTGGGCACACGACCTGGGCATCGAGACCTTCGTCGGCACCTCGGGGCGCGTCTTTCCGACCGCGATGAAGGCAGCGCCCTTGCTGCGCGCCTGGCTCGTGCGCCTGCGCGCGGCGGGCGTGCACTTCGCCGTCCGCCATCGCTGGCAGGGCTGGGTGCCGTCCCCTGCCACTGCCCCTGCCGCGACCATGACCGCCGCAGCAGCAGCCACCGCCCCCTTGCATGGCCACGGAGCGCAGCGCCTCCTGTTCGCCACCCCGGACGGCGCGCACGAGGTGCTTGCCGACGCCGTGGTGCTCGCGCTCGGCGGCGGCAGCTGGGCGAAGCTCGGCTCGGACGGCGCCTGGGTGCCCCTGTTGCGCGCGGCGGGCGCCGAGGTGTCGGATCTGGTCCCCGCCAACTGCGGCTTCGACGTCGCAGCTCCGCCGCCCCCCGACGCCCAGGCGGCGCGCGCCCCGGGCTGGAGCAAGCACTTCGGCGAGCGCTTTCGCGGCCAGCCGCTGAAGTCGGTGGTGGCACACTTCACCGCTGCCGACGGTCGACGGTTCGAGCGCGCCGGCGAGTGCCTGATCTCCGCAACCGGCATCGAGGGTGGACTGATCTACGCGCTGTCGGCGGCGCTGCGGGACAGCGTGTTCGCCCACGGCAGCGCCACTCTGCATCTGGATCTCGCCCCTGGCCGCAGCCTCGCGCGTCTTGCCGCCGATCTAGCCCGCCCACGCGGCAGCCGCTCGCTGGCGAGTCATCTCCAAAGCCAGGCCGGCATCAAGGGCGTGAAGGCGGGCTTGCTGCGCGAATGCCTCGCCCGCGCGGAGTTCGAAGACCCCGCCCGCCTCGCCGCCGGGATCAAGGCCCTGCCGCTGACGCTCGTCGCACCTCGGCCGCTCGACGAGGCGATCAGCAGCGCCGGCGGCGTGCGCTTCGAGGCGCTCGATGGCGGCCTGATGCTGCGCGCCCGTCCGGGCGTGTTCGTCGCTGGCGAGATGCTCGACTGGGAGGCACCGACCGGCGGCTACCTGCTCACCGCCTGCTTCGCGAGCGGCGTCGCCGCCGCGCGGGGTGCGCTGCGCTGGCTCGGCGCGGCATCCGCGCGCCAGCCCGCCGGTCATGAAGAGCCTCCCGGGACCTGA
- a CDS encoding winged helix-turn-helix transcriptional regulator produces MRELDRTDLKILDLLQKEGRLSMTELAQRVGLSATPCTERVRRLERDGVITGYHARVDPRALGRPLLVFVELKLAAKSNDAFERVKKELAFVPEVMECHLVSGDFDYLIKARIAEMSDYRRLLGNILLKLPSATESRSYVVMEEVKESLYLPPQA; encoded by the coding sequence TTGCGCGAACTCGACCGCACCGACCTGAAGATCCTCGATCTTCTGCAGAAGGAAGGCCGTCTGTCGATGACCGAGCTGGCCCAGCGCGTGGGCCTGTCGGCGACGCCGTGCACCGAGCGTGTGCGACGCCTCGAGCGCGATGGCGTCATCACCGGCTATCACGCGCGCGTCGATCCGCGCGCGCTCGGCAGGCCGTTGCTGGTGTTCGTGGAGCTGAAGCTGGCCGCGAAGTCGAACGATGCCTTCGAGCGCGTCAAGAAGGAGCTCGCCTTCGTGCCCGAGGTCATGGAATGCCACCTCGTGTCGGGCGACTTCGATTACCTGATCAAGGCCCGCATCGCCGAGATGAGCGACTACCGCCGGCTGCTGGGCAATATCCTGCTCAAGCTGCCTTCGGCGACCGAGTCGCGCAGCTACGTGGTGATGGAGGAGGTGAAGGAGAGCCTGTACCTGCCGCCCCAGGCCTGA
- a CDS encoding D-amino acid dehydrogenase, whose protein sequence is MHVIVLGSGVIGTTTAWYLAQNGVQVTVIDRQPGAALETSFANAGQVSPGYSTPWAAPGIPLKAIKWLFQRHAPLAIRADGSLFQLRWMAQMLANCSSARYAVNKERMMRVSEYSRDCLRALRDDTAIRYDERSRGTLQLFRTQAQLDAAARDIAVLEECGVPYELLTGKEVACAEPALAHRPGLLAGGLRLPNDETGDCQRFTAQLAERAQAAGVQFRFGTEVRELVHRGGHIEGVRIAGQDGCDELLRADRYVLAFGSYSRPLAASLGLDLPVYPVKGYSLTVPLTDAARAPVSTALDETYKVAVTRFDSRIRVGGMAELGGFDLRLDPRRRATLEMVVNDLFHGGGDVARAEFWTGLRPMTPDSTPIIGATPFPELFLNTGHGTLGWTMACGAGRLVADLVSGRQPAIRHDDLGLQRYAPQRAHAGAQAGLQRPVHTA, encoded by the coding sequence ATGCACGTAATCGTACTCGGCAGTGGCGTCATCGGCACCACCACGGCATGGTATCTGGCACAGAACGGCGTTCAGGTGACGGTGATCGATCGCCAGCCGGGTGCGGCGCTGGAGACCAGCTTCGCCAACGCCGGCCAGGTATCGCCGGGCTACTCCACGCCCTGGGCCGCGCCCGGCATTCCGCTCAAGGCCATCAAGTGGCTGTTCCAGCGCCATGCGCCGCTGGCGATTCGGGCCGACGGCAGCCTGTTCCAGTTGCGCTGGATGGCGCAGATGCTCGCCAACTGCTCGAGCGCACGCTATGCGGTGAACAAGGAGCGCATGATGCGCGTGTCCGAGTACAGCCGCGACTGCCTGCGCGCCCTGCGCGACGACACCGCAATCCGCTACGACGAACGCAGCCGCGGTACGCTGCAACTCTTCCGCACCCAGGCCCAGCTCGATGCCGCCGCGCGCGACATCGCCGTGCTCGAGGAGTGCGGCGTGCCCTACGAGCTGCTGACCGGCAAGGAGGTCGCCTGCGCCGAGCCGGCGCTCGCGCACCGTCCGGGGCTGCTCGCCGGCGGGCTGCGCCTGCCCAATGACGAGACCGGCGACTGTCAGCGCTTCACCGCGCAGCTCGCCGAGCGCGCGCAGGCCGCTGGCGTGCAGTTCCGCTTCGGCACCGAGGTGCGCGAGCTGGTGCATCGCGGCGGCCACATCGAGGGCGTGCGCATCGCCGGCCAAGATGGTTGCGACGAGCTGTTGCGTGCCGATCGTTACGTGCTCGCGTTCGGCAGCTACTCACGCCCGCTCGCGGCCAGCCTCGGCCTCGATCTGCCGGTGTATCCGGTCAAGGGCTACTCGCTGACCGTTCCGCTCACCGATGCGGCGCGCGCACCGGTATCGACCGCGCTCGACGAGACGTACAAGGTCGCGGTCACCCGCTTCGACAGCCGTATCCGCGTCGGCGGCATGGCCGAGCTCGGCGGCTTCGACCTTCGCCTCGATCCGCGCCGGCGGGCTACCCTGGAGATGGTGGTCAATGACCTCTTCCACGGCGGCGGCGACGTGGCGCGCGCCGAGTTCTGGACCGGCCTGCGCCCGATGACCCCCGACTCCACGCCGATCATCGGCGCCACGCCCTTCCCCGAGCTCTTCCTCAACACCGGCCATGGCACCCTGGGCTGGACCATGGCCTGCGGCGCCGGTCGGCTGGTGGCGGACCTGGTGAGCGGACGCCAGCCGGCGATCCGCCACGACGACCTCGGACTTCAACGCTATGCGCCCCAACGCGCCCATGCGGGCGCGCAAGCCGGTCTGCAGCGCCCGGTGCATACTGCCTGA
- the alr gene encoding alanine racemase, whose protein sequence is MRPARAIIDLAALRHNYRLARAMHAGRALAVIKANAYGHGAVACARALAPEADGFAVAFLDEAQALREAGITRPILLLEGVFDGRELAEVVRLGLWTVVHHAAQIDMIEALPAGAALNVWLKVNSGMNRAGFLPADADAAWRRLQASGKVREITLMTHFARADEPHVLTTLEQAAHFDAATAHLPGARSLANSAAILGWPQARRDWARPGILLYGADPMPAADNGLQPVMTLESAVMAVREIGPGEALGYGGRFVAERRTRVGLVAMGYADGYPRTVPDGTPVTIDGQPGRLIGRVSMDMLTVDLTELPDSGIGSRVELWGRQVAVNRVAAAAGTIAYELLCNVKRVRFSYTD, encoded by the coding sequence ATGCGTCCCGCCCGCGCCATCATCGATCTCGCCGCCCTGCGGCACAACTACCGCCTCGCTCGTGCCATGCATGCCGGGCGCGCACTCGCCGTCATCAAGGCCAACGCCTACGGACACGGCGCCGTCGCCTGCGCGCGCGCGCTCGCGCCCGAGGCCGACGGCTTCGCCGTCGCTTTCCTCGACGAGGCCCAGGCGCTGCGCGAGGCCGGCATCACCCGGCCGATCCTGCTGCTCGAGGGCGTGTTCGACGGCCGGGAGCTCGCCGAGGTGGTGCGCCTCGGGCTGTGGACCGTCGTACACCATGCGGCGCAGATCGACATGATCGAGGCGCTCCCGGCGGGCGCTGCGCTGAACGTGTGGCTCAAGGTCAACAGCGGGATGAACCGCGCCGGCTTTCTGCCCGCCGACGCAGACGCGGCCTGGCGCCGGCTGCAGGCCAGCGGCAAAGTGCGCGAAATCACGCTGATGACCCACTTCGCCCGCGCCGACGAGCCGCATGTCCTGACCACGCTCGAGCAGGCGGCGCACTTCGATGCCGCCACCGCGCACCTTCCAGGGGCACGCAGCCTGGCCAACTCCGCCGCGATCCTGGGCTGGCCGCAGGCGCGCCGCGACTGGGCGCGGCCCGGCATCCTGCTCTATGGCGCCGACCCGATGCCCGCCGCCGACAACGGCCTGCAGCCGGTGATGACGCTCGAGAGTGCGGTGATGGCGGTGCGCGAGATCGGCCCCGGCGAGGCGCTCGGCTATGGCGGGCGTTTCGTCGCCGAGCGCCGGACGCGGGTGGGCCTGGTTGCGATGGGCTACGCGGACGGCTATCCGCGCACGGTTCCGGACGGGACGCCGGTCACGATAGACGGCCAGCCGGGCCGACTGATCGGACGGGTGTCCATGGACATGCTCACCGTCGATCTCACCGAGCTGCCGGACAGCGGCATCGGCAGCCGGGTCGAACTCTGGGGACGCCAGGTGGCGGTCAATCGCGTCGCCGCGGCGGCCGGCACGATCGCCTACGAGCTCCTGTGCAACGTCAAGCGCGTGCGCTTCAGCTACACCGACTGA
- the ccmI gene encoding c-type cytochrome biogenesis protein CcmI, whose product MTAFIVFAGLLLAGALLLILPPLLGVGARRRREQARQSTMALTVLREQLAELDAELASGQIDAASHAKSREELERRALEEGEAAAEVAESADVKPSKAWALGMALTIPALAIAGYLMIGEPDALDPRNHQTQQGFTQAQVEEMVSALETRLQQEPDNAEGWAMLARTYMVLQDFPKAAGAYERLDKLNPNNPDVLADWADVTAAIRGSVVGDAEALAKRALEVAPSHPKALALAGTAAYQRDDFATAAALWERILAQIPAGDDVAKGVRASINEARGKAGMPPLAADEGAAPAAAAGPLTVAGRLEVDAALGSQVAAEDVVFVFVRGEAGGPPLAALRFKGSELPLDFSFDGATMMMGAAALPERVVVAARVAKGGDATARPGDLEGASEPVAVDATGVRLLIDRVRD is encoded by the coding sequence GTGACCGCGTTCATCGTCTTTGCCGGCCTGCTCCTGGCCGGCGCCCTGCTATTGATCCTTCCGCCCCTGCTGGGGGTGGGTGCTCGCCGTCGGCGCGAGCAGGCGCGCCAGAGCACGATGGCGCTGACCGTGCTGCGCGAGCAGCTCGCCGAGCTCGATGCCGAGCTTGCCAGCGGCCAGATCGACGCCGCCAGCCACGCCAAGAGCCGTGAGGAACTCGAGCGCCGCGCGCTCGAAGAGGGCGAGGCTGCCGCGGAGGTGGCGGAGAGCGCGGATGTAAAGCCGAGCAAGGCGTGGGCACTCGGCATGGCGCTCACGATCCCCGCGCTGGCCATTGCCGGCTACCTGATGATCGGCGAACCGGACGCGCTCGACCCCAGGAATCACCAGACTCAGCAGGGCTTTACGCAGGCGCAGGTCGAGGAGATGGTCAGCGCCCTCGAGACGCGCCTCCAGCAGGAGCCCGACAACGCCGAGGGCTGGGCGATGCTGGCGCGAACCTACATGGTGCTGCAGGACTTTCCCAAGGCTGCGGGTGCCTACGAGCGCCTCGACAAGCTGAACCCCAACAACCCCGACGTGCTCGCCGACTGGGCCGACGTCACGGCGGCGATCCGTGGCAGCGTGGTGGGCGATGCCGAAGCGCTCGCCAAGCGCGCCCTCGAGGTGGCGCCTTCGCACCCCAAGGCGCTCGCGCTCGCCGGTACGGCGGCCTACCAGCGAGACGACTTCGCCACGGCGGCGGCGCTATGGGAACGCATCCTCGCCCAGATCCCCGCGGGCGACGACGTCGCCAAGGGCGTGCGGGCGAGCATCAACGAGGCCCGTGGCAAGGCAGGCATGCCGCCGCTGGCGGCGGACGAGGGCGCGGCGCCGGCCGCGGCGGCTGGTCCGCTCACGGTCGCGGGGCGCCTGGAAGTGGATGCGGCGCTCGGCAGCCAGGTCGCCGCCGAGGACGTCGTGTTCGTGTTCGTGCGTGGTGAAGCTGGCGGGCCGCCGCTTGCAGCGCTGCGCTTCAAGGGCAGCGAGTTGCCGCTCGATTTCAGCTTCGATGGCGCGACCATGATGATGGGCGCAGCGGCGCTGCCCGAGCGCGTGGTGGTGGCGGCCCGCGTCGCCAAGGGGGGTGATGCCACCGCGCGTCCGGGTGACCTCGAGGGCGCCAGCGAGCCGGTCGCGGTCGATGCAACCGGTGTCCGTCTGCTCATCGACCGCGTCCGCGACTGA
- a CDS encoding cytochrome c-type biogenesis protein, which produces MPAWAETTTPATDPALAPALAADPALEADVMELSHKLRCLVCQNQSIAESNAPLALDLRNQVREQLAAGKDKDDVVDYLVERYGDFVLYEPPFKAVTVLLWLGPMALLFGGAGWLAFRLRRRRDEVAAEGALSAAERARARELLAGGGTGTSHPESPESRS; this is translated from the coding sequence TTGCCGGCCTGGGCCGAGACGACCACGCCCGCGACCGACCCCGCGCTCGCGCCGGCTCTCGCCGCCGATCCGGCGCTCGAGGCCGACGTCATGGAGCTCTCGCACAAGCTGCGCTGCCTGGTTTGCCAGAACCAGTCGATTGCCGAATCGAACGCCCCGCTCGCGCTCGACCTGCGCAACCAGGTGCGCGAGCAGCTGGCTGCCGGCAAGGACAAGGACGATGTGGTGGATTACCTGGTGGAGCGCTACGGCGACTTCGTGCTCTATGAGCCGCCCTTCAAGGCGGTGACGGTGCTCCTCTGGCTGGGCCCGATGGCGCTGCTGTTCGGCGGCGCGGGCTGGCTCGCCTTCCGCCTGCGCCGGCGTCGCGACGAGGTCGCCGCAGAGGGCGCACTTTCGGCGGCCGAGCGCGCGCGCGCGCGCGAGCTGCTCGCCGGTGGCGGGACCGGCACCTCTCATCCCGAATCTCCGGAGTCCCGCTCGTGA
- a CDS encoding DsbE family thiol:disulfide interchange protein, whose amino-acid sequence MKAKFLVPLLLFFGLAGFLAFGLTLNPREVPSPLIDKPAPDFSLARLDQPEQTFSLKEMQGQVWMLNVWASWCVACRQEHPLLVQMAKQKIVPVVGLNYKEVRGDGAINARGMALEAETGMAIERARRWLTDHGDPYVLSVLDIDGRVGIDFGVYGVPETFLIDRDGRIRYKHIGPITPDALQNVLIPKIEELRRAG is encoded by the coding sequence TTGTTCTTCGGCCTTGCGGGTTTTCTCGCCTTCGGCCTCACGCTCAACCCGCGCGAGGTGCCCTCGCCGCTGATCGACAAGCCCGCTCCCGACTTCAGCCTCGCCCGCCTCGACCAGCCGGAGCAGACCTTCAGCCTCAAGGAGATGCAGGGCCAGGTGTGGATGCTCAACGTGTGGGCGTCCTGGTGCGTCGCCTGCCGCCAGGAGCATCCGCTGCTGGTGCAGATGGCGAAGCAGAAGATCGTTCCGGTGGTCGGCCTCAACTACAAGGAAGTGCGCGGCGATGGCGCCATCAACGCGCGCGGCATGGCGCTCGAGGCCGAGACCGGGATGGCGATCGAGCGCGCGCGCCGCTGGCTCACCGACCATGGCGACCCCTATGTGTTGTCCGTGCTCGACATCGACGGCCGCGTCGGCATCGACTTCGGTGTCTATGGCGTGCCCGAGACCTTCCTGATCGACCGTGACGGGCGCATCCGCTACAAGCACATCGGGCCGATCACGCCGGATGCGCTGCAGAACGTCCTCATCCCGAAGATCGAGGAGTTGCGCCGTGCCGGTTGA